The following coding sequences lie in one Flavobacterium sediminis genomic window:
- a CDS encoding Ntn hydrolase family protein yields MYKITKNGKTIVGCNEDAWRTTPRIWFEIGTINSPYGAAFTGSRHDGQNGYAPQSGMNEYGLVFSRLASYHPKIENSALKSKSKIKNPTFYLKDILHTCKTIAEVKEYIEKYDQSFFIDDVFIYIDKSGDYIVVEPYKIIEGNNPTYVLSNFCPSITSEENATRLARYKNGVLFLKDKYETDLEFCKNVSDTMHVCRDKIGDGTLLTSIWDNANGTINLYFYHNYNTTIQFNIKEELAKGNHILKIDTLFPRNKEFEQLAHYKTPQNTNAIRFFLVLSGLFFIVNSIYFLINYFKTRKLKKYNAVKLFLVATGPILFYYMFVLSTNSNVFYFSAPFKDFYSVFVTLTSYLPYIMTIAIIPLLKINYKLIKKKLWNTFALLTFSFNNILYLVLIGFFIYWRLFF; encoded by the coding sequence ATGTACAAAATAACCAAAAATGGTAAAACTATTGTAGGATGTAATGAAGACGCATGGCGCACAACACCTCGTATTTGGTTTGAAATCGGAACTATTAATTCTCCTTATGGTGCTGCTTTTACAGGTTCAAGACATGACGGTCAAAACGGCTATGCACCACAATCCGGAATGAATGAATATGGATTAGTTTTTTCCCGATTAGCTTCTTATCATCCAAAAATTGAAAACTCAGCTCTTAAATCAAAATCAAAAATCAAAAATCCTACATTTTATTTAAAAGATATTCTTCATACTTGTAAAACAATAGCAGAAGTTAAAGAATACATTGAAAAATATGATCAAAGTTTCTTTATTGATGATGTTTTCATTTATATCGATAAATCCGGAGATTATATAGTTGTGGAACCTTATAAAATTATCGAAGGTAATAATCCAACTTACGTATTATCCAATTTTTGTCCATCTATTACTTCGGAAGAAAATGCCACTAGACTAGCACGCTATAAAAACGGAGTACTTTTTTTAAAAGATAAGTACGAAACAGATTTAGAATTTTGTAAAAACGTTTCAGACACTATGCACGTTTGCCGAGATAAAATTGGAGATGGAACTCTTTTAACGTCTATTTGGGATAATGCAAATGGAACTATAAATCTATATTTTTATCATAATTATAACACGACTATTCAGTTTAACATTAAAGAGGAACTAGCAAAAGGAAACCATATTTTAAAAATAGATACTCTATTTCCGAGAAACAAAGAATTTGAACAATTGGCACATTATAAAACGCCGCAAAACACTAATGCTATCCGATTTTTCCTTGTTCTTTCTGGATTATTTTTTATCGTAAATTCTATTTATTTTCTCATCAATTATTTTAAAACTCGTAAATTAAAAAAATACAATGCAGTAAAACTATTTTTAGTAGCAACGGGACCAATATTGTTTTACTACATGTTTGTTTTGAGTACTAATAGTAATGTCTTTTATTTTTCAGCACCTTTCAAAGATTTTTATAGCGTATTTGTTACTCTAACTTCGTATTTACCTTATATAATGACTATCGCTATAATTCCATTATTAAAAATTAACTACAAATTGATAAAAAAGAAATTGTGGAATACATTCGCCTTACTAACTTTTAGTTTCAACAATATTTTGTATTTAGTTTTAATTGGATTTTTTATCTATTGGCGCTTATTTTTTTAA
- a CDS encoding L-threonylcarbamoyladenylate synthase, whose translation MQTEIQNALEVIQKGGIILYPTDTVWGIGCDATNEEAVKKIYALKQREESKSMLVLVNGERMLYQVFNEIPQVAWDIWDNTKKPTTLILDKPKNIAKNLIADDNTLGIRLVSEPFCYKLMERMRKPLVSTSANISGQPAPKSFQEISPEIIKGVDYVVNLHRDKICDKPSTIIKLTLDSQVKIIRK comes from the coding sequence ATGCAAACCGAAATCCAAAACGCCTTAGAAGTCATTCAAAAAGGAGGCATTATTCTCTACCCGACCGATACCGTATGGGGAATCGGTTGCGATGCAACCAATGAAGAAGCCGTAAAAAAAATTTACGCCCTTAAACAACGGGAAGAAAGCAAAAGCATGCTTGTTTTAGTAAACGGTGAACGGATGTTGTATCAGGTTTTTAACGAAATACCACAAGTAGCCTGGGATATTTGGGACAATACCAAAAAGCCGACAACACTTATTTTAGACAAACCGAAAAACATAGCAAAAAACCTTATTGCTGACGACAATACTTTAGGTATCCGTTTAGTATCCGAACCCTTCTGTTACAAACTCATGGAACGAATGAGAAAACCTTTGGTTTCTACTTCAGCAAATATTTCAGGACAGCCTGCTCCGAAATCCTTTCAAGAAATTTCTCCTGAAATTATAAAAGGTGTTGACTATGTTGTAAATTTGCACCGCGATAAAATTTGCGATAAACCTTCAACAATTATCAAATTAACACTTGATAGTCAAGTGAAGATCATCCGAAAGTAA
- the gloA2 gene encoding SMU1112c/YaeR family gloxylase I-like metalloprotein, whose protein sequence is MLKINKIHHIAIICSNYEVSKKFYTEILGFTIQQEVYREERDSYKLDLALGNNYCIELFSFPDPPARISRPEAAGLRHLAFEVDSIEETFKYFQSQNIKTEPVRIDEFTGKKFFFFEDPDNLPLEFYEK, encoded by the coding sequence ATGTTAAAAATCAATAAAATACACCATATTGCCATCATTTGTTCAAACTATGAGGTTTCCAAAAAATTCTATACTGAAATTCTGGGGTTCACTATTCAGCAAGAAGTGTACAGAGAAGAACGGGATTCTTATAAACTGGACTTGGCATTAGGAAACAATTACTGCATTGAACTTTTTTCGTTTCCGGATCCACCGGCCAGAATATCAAGACCCGAAGCTGCCGGTTTGCGTCATTTAGCTTTTGAAGTAGATTCCATAGAAGAAACATTCAAATATTTTCAGTCTCAAAACATTAAGACAGAACCTGTGAGAATCGATGAATTTACAGGTAAAAAATTCTTCTTCTTTGAAGACCCTGACAATCTTCCTCTTGAGTTCTACGAAAAATAA
- a CDS encoding glycosyltransferase, which yields MILKEKTGTYKSIKNFLRSKSEDPIDENGILVFPEIFGPDINCIRPDMKKVIFNQNCFYTFDNSSSDSFEKGNIYTDKSFLGSIVVSENSEKYLNFVYPDSKVYRIKLGIDKNLFSCESNSKEKTIAYMPRKRKEDITQIIQILKAHQKIKDWQFTEIDNKSEKEVSDILKKSTFFLSLNHKEGFGLPSAEAMAAGNIVIGFSGQGGEEYFKPEFSFEIKEGEIIEFVETIESITSEYNNNPSLFKEKAEKASTFITSNYSMEKEEESILAAWQKILQNTNSIE from the coding sequence TTGATCTTAAAAGAAAAGACAGGTACCTACAAATCTATTAAGAACTTTCTAAGATCAAAAAGTGAAGACCCTATTGACGAAAACGGCATTCTGGTATTTCCGGAAATTTTTGGTCCGGATATAAACTGTATAAGACCTGACATGAAAAAAGTCATCTTCAATCAAAACTGTTTTTACACTTTTGACAATAGCTCTTCTGACTCTTTTGAAAAAGGCAATATCTACACCGACAAATCCTTTCTGGGGTCAATCGTTGTCTCTGAAAATTCTGAAAAATATTTAAACTTTGTATATCCTGACTCCAAAGTTTACAGAATTAAACTAGGTATAGATAAGAATCTTTTTTCTTGTGAATCAAATAGCAAGGAAAAAACAATTGCCTATATGCCGAGAAAAAGAAAAGAAGATATTACTCAAATTATTCAAATACTCAAAGCACACCAAAAAATAAAAGACTGGCAATTCACAGAAATTGACAATAAATCAGAAAAAGAGGTTTCTGATATTCTCAAAAAAAGTACTTTTTTCCTAAGTCTGAACCATAAAGAAGGGTTCGGACTACCATCGGCAGAAGCAATGGCCGCAGGAAACATTGTTATCGGTTTTTCCGGACAAGGCGGAGAAGAATATTTTAAACCGGAATTTTCATTTGAAATTAAAGAAGGGGAAATCATTGAATTTGTTGAAACCATTGAATCTATAACAAGCGAATACAATAATAACCCCTCCCTATTTAAAGAAAAAGCAGAAAAAGCTTCAACCTTCATCACATCAAATTACAGTATGGAAAAAGAGGAAGAGAGCATCCTGGCTGCTTGGCAAAAAATATTGCAAAATACCAATTCTATAGAATAA
- a CDS encoding IS1096 element passenger TnpR family protein, producing the protein MIYKFRVILDAEEDIFRDIAIESEATLEDLHNAVVNAFGFDGTEMAAFYTCDDQWTQDEEIPLFDTGDVPGEMSVMHDFVLENILDENQTKIIYVYDFFTMWTFFVELGAIEEKEEGENYPQLLFSHGNLPNEAPETGFKGSAMSSEDIYGEFNDDLDDEDFDMFDGDDSFEDFGFDENWN; encoded by the coding sequence ATGATTTATAAATTCAGAGTTATACTCGATGCCGAAGAGGATATTTTTAGAGACATTGCTATTGAAAGTGAAGCAACTTTAGAGGATTTACATAATGCTGTAGTAAACGCTTTCGGATTTGACGGAACGGAAATGGCTGCTTTTTACACTTGTGACGACCAATGGACACAAGACGAAGAAATTCCGCTATTTGATACAGGAGATGTTCCGGGAGAAATGAGTGTAATGCACGATTTCGTATTGGAAAACATTTTAGATGAGAACCAGACTAAAATTATCTATGTTTACGATTTCTTCACTATGTGGACCTTTTTTGTTGAACTAGGCGCGATTGAGGAAAAAGAGGAAGGAGAAAACTATCCGCAGCTTTTATTCTCTCACGGAAACTTACCGAATGAAGCACCTGAAACCGGTTTCAAAGGTTCAGCTATGTCTAGTGAAGATATTTACGGTGAATTTAATGATGATCTTGATGATGAAGATTTTGATATGTTTGACGGAGATGATAGCTTTGAAGACTTCGGATTTGATGAAAACTGGAACTAG
- a CDS encoding CCA tRNA nucleotidyltransferase, whose translation MNYKQHLDNNVFKIVAQAAKELNLESYVIGGFVRDILLQRDHKKDIDIVAVGSGIDLALKVSELLPNQPKVQVFKNYGTAMLRYNDIDVEFVGARKESYNFESRKPVVENGTLKDDQERRDFTINALAFSLNENNFGELIDPFNGVEDLKNKTIRTPLNPDITYSDDPLRMMRAIRFATQLHFEIEKESLEAISRNAERIEIISGERIIDELNKILVTAKPSIGFLLLHQTGLLDLILPELTALNNVEEVEGHTHKNNFYHTLEVVDNICPNTDDLWLRWAALLHDIGKAPTKKFNKKQGWTFHGHEFLGGKMVKKIFVRLHMPLNQKMKFVQKMVMMSSRPIVLAQDIVTDSAVRRLVFDAGDDVENLMTLCEADITTKNPKKFQKYHNNFKIVREKIVEVEEKDRVRNFQPPIDGEEIMQLFDLKPGREIGVLKEAVKEAILEGEIPNEYDAAYRFILARAEKMGLKKIS comes from the coding sequence ATGAATTACAAACAACATCTCGACAATAACGTTTTTAAAATCGTAGCTCAAGCCGCTAAAGAACTTAACCTTGAAAGTTATGTCATCGGCGGATTTGTACGCGATATTTTATTACAACGTGATCACAAAAAAGATATTGATATCGTAGCGGTAGGAAGCGGCATTGATCTGGCTTTAAAAGTTTCGGAATTATTACCGAACCAACCCAAAGTTCAGGTTTTCAAAAATTACGGAACCGCCATGTTGCGTTATAATGATATTGATGTAGAATTTGTGGGAGCCCGTAAAGAAAGCTACAATTTTGAAAGCAGAAAACCGGTAGTAGAAAACGGCACACTTAAAGACGATCAGGAGCGCCGCGACTTCACGATCAATGCTTTGGCTTTCTCCCTGAACGAAAATAACTTCGGTGAATTGATCGATCCGTTCAACGGCGTTGAAGATCTGAAAAACAAAACTATCCGTACGCCATTAAATCCGGACATCACATATTCTGATGATCCGCTTCGTATGATGCGTGCTATTCGTTTTGCTACACAATTGCATTTTGAAATTGAAAAAGAATCTCTTGAAGCCATAAGCAGAAATGCTGAGCGTATTGAAATAATTTCCGGAGAACGCATTATCGACGAACTGAATAAAATATTAGTCACAGCTAAACCTTCCATCGGTTTTCTGCTGTTACACCAAACAGGATTACTAGATCTCATTTTACCGGAACTTACAGCTTTGAACAATGTCGAAGAAGTAGAAGGGCATACACATAAAAACAATTTCTATCACACGTTAGAAGTAGTCGATAACATTTGCCCTAATACAGACGATCTATGGTTAAGATGGGCTGCCTTGCTTCATGATATCGGTAAAGCACCCACTAAAAAATTCAACAAAAAACAAGGTTGGACATTCCACGGACACGAGTTCTTAGGCGGAAAAATGGTAAAGAAGATCTTTGTACGTTTACACATGCCGCTAAACCAGAAAATGAAGTTCGTACAAAAAATGGTCATGATGAGTTCGCGACCTATCGTTCTCGCACAGGACATTGTAACTGATTCGGCTGTTCGCCGATTGGTTTTTGATGCCGGAGACGATGTGGAAAATCTTATGACCCTTTGCGAAGCTGATATTACAACCAAAAACCCTAAGAAGTTTCAGAAATACCACAACAATTTCAAGATCGTTCGCGAAAAAATTGTAGAAGTTGAAGAAAAAGACCGAGTACGTAATTTTCAACCGCCAATCGATGGTGAAGAGATCATGCAATTGTTTGACCTGAAACCCGGGAGAGAAATCGGTGTTCTAAAAGAAGCTGTAAAAGAAGCTATCTTAGAAGGAGAAATTCCTAATGAATATGATGCTGCTTACCGGTTTATTTTGGCAAGAGCCGAAAAAATGGGATTAAAGAAAATAAGTTAA
- a CDS encoding tetratricopeptide repeat protein, with protein MTRLITIIALLIVKLLSAQSMSESKMEKALSFWQQSKNEEAKVLFEEVTESDAGNWLPYYYLSLLYTADAFEQRGNQETMKRLLETAQGFQDKANNLQPENAEVLIIQARILTGWILVDPMLYGRQNSADAMYILNKAAELEPENPRVALEKVLFDIGKAKYFGQDVQGFCGELQRTKELFATFKPETALHPDWGREKLAEALAKCNE; from the coding sequence ATGACACGATTAATTACAATTATTGCTCTTTTAATAGTTAAGTTGCTTTCGGCTCAGAGCATGAGTGAGAGTAAGATGGAAAAAGCTTTATCATTTTGGCAACAATCTAAAAATGAAGAAGCCAAAGTATTGTTTGAAGAAGTAACAGAATCCGATGCCGGCAATTGGTTACCGTATTATTATTTGTCACTATTGTATACAGCCGACGCGTTTGAGCAAAGAGGAAATCAAGAAACAATGAAAAGATTGTTAGAAACCGCTCAGGGATTTCAGGATAAGGCTAATAATTTACAGCCTGAAAATGCAGAAGTACTGATTATTCAGGCACGTATTTTAACCGGTTGGATTTTGGTAGATCCAATGTTGTATGGGCGTCAAAACTCGGCAGATGCAATGTATATTTTGAATAAAGCAGCTGAATTAGAACCGGAAAATCCGAGAGTTGCTTTGGAAAAAGTACTTTTTGATATAGGAAAAGCGAAGTATTTCGGACAGGATGTTCAAGGCTTTTGTGGTGAATTACAACGGACCAAAGAACTTTTTGCTACCTTTAAACCTGAAACGGCTTTGCACCCTGATTGGGGAAGGGAAAAGTTAGCCGAAGCATTGGCAAAATGTAATGAATAA
- a CDS encoding LytR/AlgR family response regulator transcription factor, which yields MNILIIEDEKPAARLLQRKVEKLGFTVNQMLHSVEEAIVWFQANAQPDLIFLDIQLSDGLSFEIFEHFDTTDPIKSAVIFTTAYDEYALRAFKLNSIDYLLKPIDEEDLEVAVRKFKERSGNQQINLDFDAIKRMLVNPVEKEYKSRFSVKIGNQIKVIAIEEVECFYSENKGTYLHTLDNRDYLLEGTLEVLESELNPKDFFRINRKFIIPLKPIREIQMHSNSRLKLILPTYKADEVIVARERVNDFKDWIG from the coding sequence ATGAATATATTAATCATCGAAGACGAAAAACCGGCAGCAAGACTATTGCAACGAAAAGTAGAGAAATTAGGTTTTACCGTGAATCAAATGTTACATTCAGTGGAAGAAGCTATAGTTTGGTTTCAGGCAAATGCCCAACCGGATCTGATTTTTTTAGACATTCAGTTGTCTGATGGTTTATCGTTTGAAATTTTTGAGCATTTTGATACAACCGATCCTATTAAAAGCGCCGTGATCTTTACGACCGCTTATGATGAATATGCGTTGCGGGCTTTTAAGTTGAATAGTATTGATTACTTGTTAAAGCCTATTGACGAAGAAGATTTAGAAGTAGCAGTTCGTAAATTTAAGGAACGTTCAGGAAATCAGCAGATTAATTTAGACTTTGATGCTATTAAGAGAATGTTGGTCAACCCTGTAGAAAAAGAGTATAAATCTCGTTTTTCAGTGAAAATAGGCAACCAGATCAAAGTGATTGCTATTGAAGAAGTAGAATGTTTTTATAGTGAAAACAAAGGGACCTATCTGCACACATTGGATAACCGTGATTATTTATTAGAAGGAACACTGGAAGTTTTAGAGAGTGAATTGAACCCGAAAGATTTTTTCAGGATCAATAGAAAATTTATCATTCCGTTAAAACCGATCCGTGAGATTCAGATGCACTCTAATTCCCGCTTAAAACTTATATTGCCAACGTATAAGGCGGATGAAGTAATTGTTGCACGTGAACGTGTAAATGATTTTAAAGATTGGATCGGGTAA
- a CDS encoding GNAT family N-acetyltransferase: MTTYTFRKAKIEDKETIWKIIRQAILRRKADGSDQWQDGYPNEQSIENDIANHAGFVLTKSETVIGYCAAIENFEPAYDTIIGKWLTDSDFVVIHRIAIDENFLGQGLSKVIIEHVENYAKEQNIFSVKVDTNFDNHAMMKIFDRMGYQYCGEVYLRGNARRAYEKVLQ, encoded by the coding sequence ATGACAACATATACCTTTAGAAAAGCTAAAATTGAAGATAAAGAGACTATCTGGAAAATAATCCGACAAGCCATTTTGAGAAGAAAAGCAGACGGTAGTGATCAATGGCAAGATGGATATCCGAATGAACAATCAATTGAAAATGATATTGCGAATCATGCAGGATTTGTTTTAACTAAAAGTGAAACTGTTATAGGCTATTGTGCAGCAATTGAAAATTTTGAACCTGCTTATGATACCATTATCGGAAAATGGTTAACCGATTCTGATTTTGTGGTGATCCACAGAATTGCAATCGATGAAAATTTTCTCGGTCAAGGCTTATCCAAAGTAATTATTGAACATGTTGAAAACTATGCTAAAGAACAAAATATTTTCAGCGTTAAAGTCGATACAAACTTTGATAATCATGCCATGATGAAGATCTTTGACAGGATGGGCTATCAGTATTGTGGTGAAGTTTATTTAAGAGGAAACGCAAGGAGAGCTTATGAAAAAGTATTACAGTAA
- a CDS encoding histidine kinase, protein MNIQREFIKALSISIIIFFVLESVNYLYNRHFPDLTTLKWHLLFTLLYGIVLYFINAMVFVVLDKIFIKNRFHVKRLIVGFLASFFISGLAVFVLRIVEEVLIEKVPFSQFIKEETPNNYMFTIVITLIVTLVLHLVYFYKSFQENRVKQERIIAGTASAQFESLKNQLDPHFLFNSLNVLSSLIEENQDQAQRFTTSLSKIYRYVLEQRDKELVSVQEEVAFAKTYMNLLKMRFENSISFEIPEDIPLEESKVVPLSLQLLLENCIKHNVVSEKKPLHIRIYIDNNELIVENNKQKKEVLRDRKGVGLQNIVDRYAILTERNVKVEETDESFKVKLPILTKQISIMETITNYNEQTAYARAKKRVKEIKEFYGNLSSYLIVIPVLMLINYKTFWAFQWFWFPMLGWGMGLIFHAIRAFGYGRSWEERKVQEILRKEQESKNNWQ, encoded by the coding sequence ATGAACATTCAACGTGAATTTATAAAGGCTTTAAGCATCAGTATTATTATTTTTTTCGTTTTGGAAAGTGTTAATTATTTATACAACAGGCATTTTCCGGATCTTACAACATTAAAATGGCATTTGCTTTTTACCTTGTTGTACGGAATAGTATTGTACTTTATAAATGCAATGGTCTTTGTGGTACTGGATAAGATATTTATAAAGAACAGGTTTCATGTCAAACGACTGATAGTTGGGTTTTTAGCATCGTTCTTTATCTCCGGTTTAGCCGTTTTTGTATTGAGAATCGTGGAGGAGGTTTTGATTGAGAAAGTGCCGTTTTCACAATTTATAAAAGAAGAAACGCCTAATAACTACATGTTTACCATTGTTATAACCTTGATCGTTACTCTGGTTCTTCATCTGGTTTATTTTTATAAAAGTTTTCAGGAGAACAGGGTTAAACAGGAAAGGATCATAGCGGGAACGGCTTCAGCTCAGTTTGAAAGTTTAAAGAATCAGTTAGATCCTCATTTCTTATTCAACAGTTTAAATGTTTTGAGTTCGTTAATTGAGGAAAATCAGGATCAGGCTCAACGTTTTACTACTTCGCTATCCAAGATTTATCGCTACGTTTTAGAGCAACGTGATAAGGAGCTCGTTTCGGTTCAGGAAGAAGTAGCCTTTGCTAAAACCTATATGAATCTGTTGAAAATGCGTTTTGAGAACAGTATTTCATTTGAGATTCCGGAAGATATTCCTCTTGAAGAATCTAAAGTAGTACCGTTGTCGCTACAGTTGCTTTTAGAAAATTGTATAAAGCACAATGTGGTAAGTGAAAAAAAACCGCTGCACATCAGGATTTATATTGATAATAACGAATTAATAGTAGAAAATAATAAACAAAAGAAAGAAGTTTTACGAGACAGAAAGGGGGTAGGCTTGCAAAATATTGTGGATCGATACGCAATTTTAACCGAGAGAAATGTAAAAGTAGAAGAAACCGACGAGTCTTTTAAAGTAAAACTTCCGATTTTAACCAAACAAATCAGTATTATGGAAACAATAACAAATTATAACGAACAAACCGCTTATGCCAGAGCGAAAAAAAGAGTCAAGGAAATTAAAGAATTCTATGGCAACCTGTCTTCTTATTTAATTGTCATTCCCGTTTTGATGCTTATTAATTATAAAACGTTCTGGGCATTCCAGTGGTTTTGGTTCCCAATGTTGGGATGGGGAATGGGATTGATCTTTCATGCAATAAGAGCTTTTGGCTACGGAAGGTCATGGGAAGAACGCAAGGTTCAGGAAATATTACGAAAAGAGCAGGAATCAAAGAATAATTGGCAATAA
- a CDS encoding ArnT family glycosyltransferase, translating into MRKYLLVIISLVAIKLAIHLPGNGNYGFHRDELLHLSVSEHLATGYFEFPPFIAFLGKFAHELFGYDLFWIRMFSTLAGVLILILTCLMTYKIGGKLKAVIVSGVLILAFVPFYRNHLLFQPVAFDQLFWTLSFFFTVLYLKDKKNLYLVLLGISLGLGFLNKYIIFLLIVSLFIALVITQREKIIKNKWFYLSGIIALMMVLPNLFWQYEHHFPVFLHFQKLKESQLDATTGLDFLKEQVASPFTFIMALLGLISVFFIDSIKRYKAISIAVLLVFVSMWLLKSKGYYFFSAYPVLFSFAGFAVETITQKRKYIYYIITAIVLLPSIYFIPEAIPVLPIPDFIKYENLKPDANGRYRLTGDYADMFGWEEQVQLVDSIYKTFPEEKRKSIGIMAENYGEAGAITILGKACDLPQPVCAHGSFWTFGPGEPKVAYITIGLEPEIVDFVFKERKRIKTIHHPYAIDEENGIPVYICSKPSINFKEFWPTLESKVFN; encoded by the coding sequence ATGAGAAAATACCTTTTAGTCATTATAAGCTTAGTCGCAATAAAGTTAGCTATTCATTTACCGGGAAATGGGAATTATGGTTTTCACAGAGACGAATTGTTACATCTTAGTGTAAGCGAACATTTAGCAACAGGATATTTTGAATTTCCTCCATTTATAGCATTTCTCGGGAAATTTGCACATGAGCTGTTCGGATACGATTTATTTTGGATAAGGATGTTTTCTACTTTAGCAGGTGTATTAATACTGATCTTAACGTGTTTAATGACATACAAAATAGGAGGAAAGCTAAAAGCGGTTATAGTATCAGGTGTTTTAATTTTAGCTTTCGTTCCTTTTTATAGAAATCATTTACTTTTTCAACCGGTTGCTTTTGATCAGTTATTTTGGACGTTAAGTTTCTTTTTTACGGTTCTGTATTTAAAAGATAAAAAGAATTTGTACCTGGTTCTACTAGGAATTTCTCTAGGTTTAGGCTTTTTGAATAAGTATATTATATTTTTGTTGATAGTTTCTCTTTTTATAGCTTTGGTTATAACGCAACGAGAAAAGATCATAAAGAATAAATGGTTTTATCTGTCGGGAATAATTGCCTTGATGATGGTTTTGCCTAATTTATTCTGGCAGTACGAACACCATTTTCCTGTATTCTTACATTTTCAAAAATTAAAAGAAAGCCAGCTCGATGCAACAACCGGCTTAGATTTTCTGAAAGAGCAAGTAGCATCGCCGTTTACTTTTATAATGGCATTACTTGGATTAATAAGCGTGTTTTTTATTGATTCTATTAAGAGATACAAAGCGATTAGTATTGCTGTTCTATTGGTTTTTGTGAGTATGTGGTTATTGAAATCAAAAGGATATTATTTCTTTTCGGCTTATCCGGTGTTGTTTTCATTTGCCGGTTTTGCAGTTGAAACTATAACACAAAAGCGAAAATATATTTACTATATAATTACTGCAATTGTTTTGTTGCCAAGTATTTATTTTATTCCGGAAGCCATCCCGGTTTTACCTATTCCGGATTTTATTAAATACGAAAATCTTAAACCCGATGCAAATGGAAGATATAGGCTGACAGGCGACTATGCCGATATGTTTGGATGGGAAGAGCAAGTACAATTAGTCGATAGTATTTATAAGACTTTTCCGGAAGAAAAAAGGAAAAGTATAGGTATTATGGCTGAAAATTACGGAGAAGCCGGAGCAATAACCATTTTAGGTAAAGCCTGTGATCTGCCTCAACCCGTTTGTGCTCACGGAAGTTTTTGGACATTTGGACCTGGCGAACCCAAAGTAGCATATATCACTATCGGATTAGAACCGGAAATAGTTGACTTTGTGTTTAAAGAACGAAAACGGATTAAAACAATTCATCATCCTTATGCAATTGATGAAGAAAACGGAATTCCGGTTTACATTTGTTCGAAACCCAGTATCAATTTTAAAGAGTTTTGGCCAACTTTAGAAAGTAAAGTATTTAATTAA
- a CDS encoding 2TM domain-containing protein translates to METNYMEQDRYDRALHKVKRMKRFYIHALVYVVVNSILIIESIQELGPDESFWDLKNFSTVFFWGIGLMAHGLSVFLPDIIMGKDWEERKVKEFMEKEKGTQNKWQ, encoded by the coding sequence ATGGAAACAAATTATATGGAACAAGATCGTTACGATAGAGCTTTGCATAAAGTAAAAAGGATGAAAAGATTTTATATACATGCTTTAGTATATGTAGTTGTAAATAGTATACTCATAATAGAGAGCATTCAGGAGTTAGGACCTGATGAGTCTTTTTGGGATTTAAAGAATTTTTCTACCGTTTTTTTCTGGGGAATAGGGTTAATGGCACATGGTTTATCAGTATTCCTGCCGGATATTATTATGGGGAAAGATTGGGAGGAACGCAAGGTGAAGGAGTTTATGGAAAAAGAAAAGGGAACTCAAAATAAGTGGCAGTAA